A genomic region of Anaerolineales bacterium contains the following coding sequences:
- a CDS encoding sugar ABC transporter ATP-binding protein translates to MEVQNISKRFPGVVALDDVSLQFFPGEIHAVVGENGAGKSTLMKVMSGAYIPDSGTMHLGGEKVSFSHPREAQMKGVSIIYQEFNLLPERTVAHNIFLARESSKLGTLDIRKMNKEAVEVLKDLGVEKLISPTALVSSLSVAEQQLVEIAKAISFKAKVLIMDEPTAALTYTEVGLLNDLVGRLKQKGISIIFISHRLREVFDLAEKITVLKDGKLIKTVMKKDVAPADVVYLMVGRTLDHYFPPLGKPEDFGEVVLKVSNASNQILKDINFELRSGEVLGVAGLQGSGRTELAQALFGVMPFKTGTLELHGKVMALKSPAKAIKNKIGFVTEDRKSEGLASRQPIRDNMLLTVRAVQFLFGLIFKDGIRSSRKLVPMLGKQVDIRTDSFDREAQFLSGGNQQKVVLAKWLASDADVFIFDEPTRGIDVESKAGIHDMIRELTKKGIAVLMISSELPEVIGMSDRVLVMADHRIAGELPARSTEQEIMLMAIGHAKETQAEAPATVGA, encoded by the coding sequence ATGGAAGTGCAGAATATCTCCAAACGTTTCCCAGGTGTAGTTGCCCTGGACGATGTGTCATTACAATTCTTCCCTGGAGAAATTCATGCTGTGGTGGGAGAGAACGGCGCAGGTAAGTCTACACTGATGAAAGTTATGTCTGGCGCGTATATCCCTGATTCTGGGACGATGCACCTGGGTGGAGAAAAAGTATCATTTTCTCACCCGCGCGAAGCCCAGATGAAAGGCGTCAGCATTATCTATCAAGAGTTCAACCTGCTTCCCGAACGTACCGTGGCCCATAATATCTTCCTGGCGCGTGAATCGTCTAAACTAGGGACACTCGACATCCGCAAAATGAACAAGGAAGCCGTGGAAGTATTGAAAGATCTGGGTGTGGAGAAATTGATCTCACCAACCGCTTTAGTAAGCAGCCTGTCAGTGGCAGAGCAACAGCTGGTTGAGATTGCCAAGGCCATCTCCTTCAAGGCAAAAGTGCTGATCATGGATGAGCCCACTGCCGCATTAACCTACACCGAAGTAGGTCTGCTCAATGACCTGGTTGGGCGGCTGAAGCAAAAAGGCATTTCAATCATTTTTATCTCCCACCGCTTGAGAGAGGTGTTTGATCTAGCGGAAAAGATCACGGTCTTGAAAGATGGCAAGCTGATTAAGACGGTCATGAAAAAAGACGTCGCCCCGGCTGATGTGGTGTATTTGATGGTCGGACGTACCCTTGACCACTACTTCCCGCCCCTGGGCAAGCCGGAGGACTTTGGTGAGGTAGTGTTAAAAGTATCGAATGCTTCCAACCAGATCTTGAAGGATATTAACTTTGAGCTACGCAGCGGTGAAGTGCTTGGGGTAGCTGGCCTGCAAGGATCGGGGCGAACAGAATTGGCCCAGGCTTTGTTCGGGGTTATGCCTTTTAAAACTGGCACCTTAGAGCTGCATGGCAAGGTAATGGCGCTTAAGAGTCCGGCCAAAGCGATCAAGAATAAAATCGGCTTTGTCACTGAAGATCGAAAATCGGAAGGACTCGCTTCGCGGCAGCCAATCAGAGATAACATGCTATTGACAGTAAGGGCTGTTCAATTCTTATTTGGACTCATTTTTAAGGATGGTATCCGAAGTTCCCGTAAACTCGTACCCATGCTCGGCAAACAGGTGGATATTCGCACAGATTCCTTCGACCGAGAGGCACAATTCCTGAGTGGTGGAAACCAGCAAAAGGTGGTGCTCGCCAAGTGGCTGGCCTCAGATGCGGATGTATTTATTTTTGATGAGCCGACGCGCGGGATTGATGTGGAGTCGAAGGCGGGTATTCACGATATGATCCGCGAATTAACCAAGAAGGGGATTGCCGTTCTGATGATCTCGTCGGAGCTGCCTGAGGTCATCGGGATGAGCGACCGGGTGCTGGTCATGGCAGACCATCGGATCGCCGGAGAGCTTCCAGCCAGATCGACGGAACAGGAGATCATGTTGATGGCTATCGGACATGCAAAAGAGACCCAGGCAGAGGCACCTGCCACAGTAGGAGCCTGA
- a CDS encoding ABC transporter permease encodes MTSTTYTSPGGFSNAMRNTWAWIKKIPPVYPVFLIIFIVLGFLNPVKYQSMNGIMTFLRTASPLAVIAVGEMFVLAIGGFDLTVGAIVTFVVLVSSKVLANDPANAYPAILLMLGIGVLIGFLNGVIVSYLKVPSFITTLGMMLLVRGAALYYVGGAPQGYLTDNWRAFGRNYIENVPLFGRVPYGLIVLIIVAFIAIMLFNRMNFGKEILAIGDNVRASQLSGVRVRLVRVLTFILCAVFAIIGGIMTGGYGGVNVTIGEGYEMNAIAACVVGGVLLGGGKGSVLNVIFGAFTLQAIVNLLNMLGLPKPYTDVVQGLIIIGAVAYVGLSSQRKK; translated from the coding sequence ATGACGTCTACGACATATACCTCACCAGGTGGTTTCTCCAACGCCATGCGCAATACCTGGGCATGGATCAAGAAAATCCCGCCTGTCTACCCGGTCTTCTTAATTATCTTCATCGTGCTAGGGTTCCTGAACCCGGTGAAATACCAGTCGATGAACGGCATCATGACCTTCCTGCGCACAGCTTCACCCCTGGCCGTGATCGCAGTAGGCGAGATGTTTGTTTTAGCGATCGGTGGTTTTGATTTAACGGTAGGCGCAATCGTCACATTTGTAGTCCTGGTGAGCTCAAAAGTGCTTGCCAATGATCCTGCCAATGCCTACCCGGCAATCCTTCTGATGTTGGGGATTGGGGTATTGATCGGGTTCTTGAATGGCGTAATTGTCAGTTATTTAAAGGTACCTTCCTTCATCACCACGCTGGGAATGATGCTGTTAGTCCGTGGGGCTGCCCTGTATTATGTGGGTGGAGCACCTCAGGGTTACCTGACAGATAACTGGCGGGCATTCGGCCGAAATTATATTGAGAATGTCCCACTATTCGGGCGGGTGCCGTACGGCCTGATCGTTTTGATCATCGTAGCCTTCATTGCCATTATGCTGTTCAACCGCATGAACTTTGGTAAGGAAATCCTGGCGATTGGCGATAACGTGCGTGCCAGCCAACTCTCGGGAGTGAGGGTGCGCTTAGTACGTGTGCTAACTTTCATCCTCTGTGCAGTCTTTGCAATCATCGGGGGCATCATGACCGGCGGGTATGGGGGCGTCAACGTTACCATTGGTGAAGGGTACGAAATGAACGCTATCGCAGCTTGCGTGGTTGGCGGCGTGTTGCTTGGTGGAGGAAAGGGTTCAGTGCTTAACGTAATATTCGGGGCATTTACCCTGCAGGCGATCGTTAACTTGCTTAATATGCTCGGTTTGCCCAAACCCTATACCGATGTGGTACAGGGTTTGATCATTATCGGTGCAGTCGCATATGTCGGTTTATCGTCACAGAGAAAGAAATAG
- a CDS encoding sugar phosphate isomerase/epimerase, producing MKFGVNSFVWVSPSTTEAVIDLAPKVKAMGFDILEIACENPALLDVPRIKEALDKNQLSTIICGVFGPDRNISSSDPAIRDNSRRYIHWMIDAAAQTGSPVICGPMYSAVGKPHLEDDRARAVEWSTAVLELRDCCDFASLNGVKLALEPLNRFETDMINTVSQGLNFIQDVGRDNIGFHLDTFHMHLEEKNSAEAIRLAGNRIFHFHACENDRGVPGTGQVHWQEIAQALKSANYQGQVVIESFTSQVKEIARAVCIWREIAPSQDAIAQQGLQFLKTLFA from the coding sequence ATGAAATTCGGTGTAAATTCATTTGTTTGGGTGTCACCTAGCACAACTGAAGCGGTAATCGACCTGGCTCCCAAGGTAAAGGCGATGGGTTTCGATATCCTGGAAATCGCCTGCGAAAATCCTGCATTGCTCGATGTTCCCCGTATTAAGGAAGCACTTGATAAGAACCAGTTATCAACGATTATCTGCGGTGTGTTTGGCCCCGACCGCAATATCAGCAGTTCCGACCCGGCTATCCGTGATAACTCTCGTAGATATATCCACTGGATGATTGATGCGGCGGCCCAGACTGGCTCTCCAGTGATCTGCGGCCCCATGTACTCGGCGGTCGGTAAACCTCACCTGGAAGATGACCGGGCCAGAGCAGTGGAGTGGTCGACTGCAGTATTAGAGCTTCGCGATTGTTGTGACTTTGCGTCATTAAACGGGGTAAAATTAGCCCTCGAGCCATTAAACCGTTTTGAAACCGACATGATCAACACTGTCTCACAAGGACTAAATTTCATCCAGGATGTTGGAAGGGATAACATCGGATTCCACCTGGACACTTTCCACATGCACCTGGAAGAAAAGAACAGCGCTGAAGCAATCCGCCTGGCAGGAAATAGGATTTTCCATTTCCATGCCTGCGAAAATGACCGCGGCGTGCCTGGTACCGGCCAGGTACACTGGCAGGAAATCGCCCAGGCACTCAAGAGCGCCAATTATCAAGGGCAGGTTGTAATCGAATCATTTACTTCGCAAGTAAAAGAGATCGCCCGTGCAGTCTGTATCTGGCGTGAAATCGCCCCAAGCCAGGATGCGATCGCCCAACAAGGTCTGCAATTCTTGAAAACCTTATTTGCTTGA
- a CDS encoding ABC transporter permease has protein sequence MTTIPATDSWFKRTARSIHIPPVYFFLIVVFLVSGILDQVMADGQIFTNPAIMLNIVVRSVALGIVAVGQTLVILGASIDLSVAYTISITAVMSSYLMQGETANLPWAIPAVFVIGIGIGLVNGLVITKLKVNPFIATLGMSLIIKGIINATFSNYTGSVPKSFEYFGYGTIGSIPVSIIIMLLVFVLGWFLLARTKFGAHLYGVGGNAEVARLSGVRTDRVLIGAHILCSMTAILAGLFLVSQMRSGAPWVGPNGIYDLNSIATTVIGGTALSGGKGGVWGTLAGVLIFGILDTTFNQLGVNPYLKMVFRGAIIVLAVASYTIRSKKEAA, from the coding sequence ATGACAACCATACCTGCAACTGACAGTTGGTTCAAGCGGACTGCCCGCTCTATCCATATCCCTCCTGTTTATTTCTTCCTGATCGTCGTTTTCCTGGTTAGTGGAATTTTGGATCAGGTGATGGCTGATGGCCAGATATTTACCAATCCTGCCATCATGCTCAACATCGTGGTGCGGTCGGTGGCTCTGGGTATCGTGGCGGTCGGGCAAACCCTGGTAATCCTGGGCGCTTCCATCGATCTGTCGGTAGCGTATACCATCAGCATCACCGCAGTGATGTCATCTTACCTCATGCAGGGTGAAACAGCCAACCTGCCTTGGGCAATTCCCGCGGTCTTCGTGATTGGGATCGGGATTGGCCTGGTGAATGGGCTGGTGATTACGAAACTAAAAGTAAATCCCTTCATCGCCACCCTGGGCATGAGCCTGATCATCAAAGGCATCATCAACGCAACCTTTTCCAACTACACTGGCAGTGTGCCAAAGAGCTTCGAGTATTTCGGATACGGTACGATCGGATCCATCCCGGTTTCGATCATTATTATGCTGCTGGTGTTTGTGTTGGGGTGGTTCCTGCTGGCACGGACGAAATTTGGCGCCCACCTGTATGGGGTAGGTGGGAACGCCGAAGTTGCCCGCTTATCAGGCGTGCGAACCGACCGAGTGCTGATCGGTGCCCATATCTTGTGCAGTATGACCGCCATCCTGGCAGGTTTATTCCTGGTCAGCCAGATGCGTTCTGGTGCACCGTGGGTTGGTCCGAACGGTATTTATGACCTTAATTCGATTGCCACGACAGTGATCGGCGGTACTGCCCTCTCTGGTGGCAAAGGTGGCGTATGGGGTACCCTGGCGGGTGTGTTGATCTTCGGCATCCTCGACACGACGTTCAACCAGCTGGGTGTCAATCCATACCTCAAGATGGTCTTCCGTGGTGCGATCATTGTATTGGCTGTGGCTTCCTACACGATACGCTCAAAGAAAGAAGCAGCGTAA